The following are from one region of the Acanthopagrus latus isolate v.2019 chromosome 2, fAcaLat1.1, whole genome shotgun sequence genome:
- the LOC119007403 gene encoding thymus-specific serine protease: protein MPFSAARCLVLLFLLNVVDAGRLLTKIKERVRHLQLQRAKQHLLTRAASGRQPLQHVKEGRIHQKLDHFNRQDARTFPQRFFVNEAYWQSPDGPVFLFIGGEGPIYEFDVLAGHHVDMAEQHGALLLVLEHRFYGDSINPDGLKTENLEDLSSQQALSDLAVFHQYISQSFNLSHRNTWISFGGSYSGALSAWFRGKFPHLVYGAVASSAPVKAKLDFSAYSNTVGLSLMNGAVGGSEKCLAGVQEAFAVVEAALIGGNVSRVAVDFSCCQIPKELDDKIELMQSLADIFMGAVQYNEEGVLMSVKEICGVMTNGSEAHEAEMEAYNRLVKLAQIYRSTSEEPCLDISHEKAVKDLMDTSLLSGRRVERQWTYQTCTEFGFYQTCEDATCPFSGMVTLQVHTKVCPMVFGISQHSLPGRIAFTNTYYGGDKPSTQRVLYVNGGIDPWKELSVVQSRTEDGEEAESIFIEDTAHCADMTSERVTDRRSLRKAKQEIEKHVASWLKTAAQEKTA, encoded by the exons ATGCCTTTCTCAGCAGCCCGCTGTCTCGTCCTCCTATTCCTCCTGAACGTCGTTGATGCTG GACGGCTTCTGACGAAGATCAAGGAGCGCGTGCGTCATCTCCAGCTGCAAAGAGCCAAGCAGCACCTCCTGACACGCGCAGCCAGCGGTCGTCAGCCTCTCCAACACGTGAAGGAGGGCAGGATTCACCAGAAGCTGGACCACTTCAACCGTCAAGACGCACGCACCTTCCCTCAG AGGTTCTTTGTGAACGAGGCGTACTGGCAGTCGCCTGATGGACCCGTGTTCCTCTTCATCGGGGGAGAAGGGCCCATATATGAGTTTGATGTTCTGGCAG GTCACCATGTTGACATGGCTGAACAGCACGGGGCTCTGCTACTGGTTCTGGAGCACCGTTTCTATGGCGACAGCATCAACCCCGACGGCCTGAAAACAGAGAACCTGGAAGACCTGAGCAGCCAGCAGGC gcTTTCTGACTTGGCTGTATTCCATCAGTACATCAGCCAAAGCTTCAATCTCAGCCACAGGAACACCTGGATCAGCTTTGGAGGCTCGTACTCGGGAGCTCTGTCCGCCTGGTTCAGAGGAAAG TTTCCTCACCTGGTGTATGGAGCTGtggcctcctctgctcctgtcaAGGCCAAACTGGACTTCTCTGCCTACAGCAAT ACTGTTGGCCTGAGTCTAATGAATGGAGCGGTTGGTGGCTCAGAAAAG TGTCTGGCTGGTGTGCAGGAAGCCTTTGCTGTGGTGGAGGCAGCACTGATAGGTGGCAATGTCAGCCGGGTGGCCGTGGACTTCAGCTGTTGTCAGATCCCCAAGGAGCTTGATGATAAG ATTGAGCTGATGCAAAGCTTGGCCGACATCTTTATGGGAGCGGTGCAGTACAATGAGGAAGGGGTGCTCATGTCTGTTAAGGAGATCTGTGGTGTTATGACCAATGGAAGTGAGGCACATGAGGCGGAGATGGAGGCTTACAACCGCCTTGTTAAACTTGCGCAG ATCTACAGGTCCACCAGTGAGGAACCATGTCTTGACATCTCCCATGAGAAAGCGGTGAAAGATCTGATGGACACGTCCCTCCTCTCAGGCAGGAGGGTGGAGAGACAGTGGACTTACCAGACCTGCACCGAGTTTGGCTTCt accaGACGTGCGAGGATGCCACTTGTCCGTTCTCGGGGATGGTGACCCTGCAGGTCCACACTAAAGTGTGTCCCATGGTGTTTGGCATTTCCCAGCATTCCCTCCCTGGACGCATTGCCTTCACCAACACTTATTATGGAGGAGACAAGCCTTCCACACAGAGGGTCCTCTATGTCAATG GTGGAATTGACCCTTGGAAGGAGCTGTCAGTGGTGCAGAGCAGGACTGAGGATGGTGAAGAAGCAGAAAGCATTTTCATTGAGGACACTGCTCACTGTGCTGACATGACGAGTGAAAGAGTCACAGACCGCCGCTCGCTCAGGAAAGCCAAACAG GAGATTGAGAAACATGTGGCCAGCTGGCTGAAGACCGCTGCCCAAGAGAAAACCGCCTGA
- the LOC119030184 gene encoding lysophosphatidic acid receptor 6-like — MNDTVEGGPQPEPIYAVVFGCIMVLGLPLNAVSLWILLRRHSLRSPNVVFMVNLAISDLLLAISLPMRVYFYATGTWPLGSSVCILTTEIYRKNISCSSIFITFICVDRLLAVVYPLRSRHLRTSSNAWKAVVFVWLFVLLMNIPQSLSMSRALKNCTVAVCFDYHHCWTYDPAWVYFYVALVFTMLAVNVVCTTLVSWTLRSHLSDSAKVRNKVNVMLIFFMNLVMFTVCFIPLYVGLLTIKGTAIRPLVCLATMNCCLDPLMYYFSLDNFWKKKEDVDLETREE, encoded by the coding sequence ATGAACGACACTGTGGAAGGAGGACCGCAGCCAGAGCCAATTTATGCTGTGGTCTTTGGCTGTATTATGGTACTTGGGCTTCCTCTCAATGCTGTATCACTGTGGATATTATTACGCCGGCACAGCCTCAGATCCCCAAATGTGGTCTTCATGGTCAACCTGGCAATATCAGACCTGCTGCTCGCCATCTCCTTGCCCATGAGGGTCTACTTTTACGCCACGGGCACCTGGCCGCTGGGCTCATCGGTGTGTATCTTGACCACAGAGATCTACCGcaaaaacatcagctgcagctccatcttcatcaccttcatctGCGTGGACCGCCTGCTGGCTGTGGTGTATCCTCTGAGGTCACGACATCTTCGAACTTCTTCCAACGCCTGGAAAGCTGTTGTGTTCGTTTGGCTGTTCGTGCTGCTGATGAACATTCCACAGAGCCTAAGCATGTCACGCGCTTTGAAAAACTGCACTGTAGCTGTCTGTTTTGATTATCATCATTGTTGGACTTACGACCCAGCAtgggtttatttttatgttgcatTAGTGTTCACCATGCTGGCAGTCAATGTTGTGTGCACCACTCTGGTGTCTTGGACTCTACGCAGCCATCTCAGCGACTCTGCAAAGGTCAGAAACAAGGTGAATGTcatgctgatttttttcatgaactTGGTTATGTTCACTGTATGTTTCATTCCTTTGTATGTTGGGTTACTTACAATTAAGGGAACTGCAATCAGGCCTTTAGTATGTCTTGCTACCATGAACTGCTGTCTGGATCCGCTGATGTATTACTTTTCTCTGGATAActtttggaagaaaaaagaggatgtGGATCTTGAAACAAGAGAAGAGTAG